A section of the Carassius carassius chromosome 17, fCarCar2.1, whole genome shotgun sequence genome encodes:
- the lrrn1 gene encoding leucine-rich repeat neuronal protein 1, whose translation MARGTFFFVVKGQICFFLFLALLGLSSVQSTECPQLCVCEIRPWFTPQSTYREATTVDCNDLHLTRIPGNLSADTQVLLLQSNYIARTSEELEQLLNLTELDLSQNNFSNIRDIGLTNMSQLTTLHLEENQIVEMPDFSLQDLTNLQELYINHNQISSIAPNAFAGLRNLLRLHLNSNKLKAIDSRWFESTPNLEILMIGENPVVGILDLNFKPLTNLRSLVLAGMELTDIPGNAFVGLDNLESLSFYDNKLVRVPQTALQKLPNLKFLDLNKNPIHKIQDGDFKNMLRLKELGINNMGELVSIERFALDNLPELTKLEATNNPKFSYVSRLAFRDLPSLESLMLNNNALNSLYQATAESLPNLREISIHSNPLRCDCVIQWMSSNKTTIRFMEPLSMFCAMPLEVRGQRVRDILSRESTGQCLPMISHDTFPNHLNLDIGMTVELDCRAMAEPEPEIYWVTPSGNKVMMDTISDKYQLSSAGTLRISHIQVDDSGHYTCVAQNTEGADTRVTAIRVNGTLLDSTQLMKIYVKHTESHSILVSWKVNSNVMSSNLKWSSATMKIDNPHITYTAKVPVDVHEYNLTHLQPATEYEVCLSVSNIHQQTQKSCVNVTTKHATFAVEISEQGTNTALAAVMGTILAIISLGSITLYIAKRWKRKNYHHSLKKYMQKTSSIPLNELYPPLINLWEVDSEKDKDCSSETKPTQVDTTRSYYMW comes from the coding sequence CTCTTCAGTTCAGAGTACAGAATGTCCGCAGCTTTGTGTGTGCGAGATCCGGCCTTGGTTCACACCCCAGTCCACCTACAGAGAAGCAACTACTGTTGATTGCAATGACCTTCACCTTACACGCATCCCTGGGAACCTGTCCGCTGACACACAGGTGTTGCTTCTGCAAAGTAACTACATTGCCAGAACTAGTGAGGAGCTGGAACAGTTACTGAATCTCACAGAACTCGACCTGTCCCAGAACAACTTCAGCAACATCCGGGATATCGGCCTGACCAACATGTCTCAGCTCACAACGCTTCACTTGGAGGAAAACCAAATAGTCGAGATGCCTGACTTCAGCTTGCAAGACCTAACCAATCTACAGGAGCTGTACATTAATCACAATCAGATCAGCTCCATTGCACCCAATGCCTTTGCCGGATTGCGTAACCTTCTGAGACTCCATCTAAACTCCAACAAACTCAAGGCCATTGACAGTCGCTGGTTTGAATCAACCCCCAACCTGGAGATCCTGATGATTGGGGAAAATCCTGTGGTCGGCATCCTGGATTTGAACTTCAAACCTCTTACCAACTTAAGAAGCCTGGTCCTGGCAGGAATGGAGCTCACTGATATCCCAGGCAATGCATTTGTTGGACTAGACAACCTGGAGAGTCTCTCCTTCTATGATAACAAACTAGTCCGGGTACCACAGACTGCTCTGCAGAAGCTTCCAAATCTGAAATTTCTGGATTTGAACAAGAATCCAATACATAAAATTCAAGATGGTGACTTTAAGAACATGCTAAGACTAAAAGAACTTGGCATTAATAACATGGGAGAACTTGTGTCCATTGAACGCTTTGCCCTGGATAACCTCCCGGAGTTGACCAAACTCGAAGCCACCAACAACCCCAAGTTTTCCTACGTGAGCCGTTTAGCATTCCGTGACTTGCCATCACTAGAGAGTCTAATGCTCAATAACAACGCTCTAAACTCTCTCTACCAAGCAACAGCGGAGTCCCTGCCCAACCTGAGGGAGATCAGTATCCACAGCAACCCGCTGCGCTGCGACTGTGTAATTCAATGGATGAGTTCAAACAAGACAACCATTCGATTTATGGAGCCTCTTTCCATGTTCTGTGCCATGCCACTTGAGGTTAGAGGTCAGCGTGTGAGAGACATACTTTCTCGTGAATCTACAGGCCAGTGTCTGCCAATGATCTCTCATGACACATTCCCCAATCACCTCAACCTAGACATCGGGATGACGGTAGAACTTGACTGTCGTGCTATGGCTGAACCTGAACCGGAAATATACTGGGTGACCCCATCTGGTAACAAAGTCATGATGGATACCATATCCGATAAATACCAACTCAGCAGTGCAGGAACTCTGCGCATATCCCACATTCAGGTGGATGACTCTGGCCACTACACCTGTGTGGCCCAGAATACAGAAGGAGCGGACACTCGGGTGACCGCAATCCGAGTCAACGGGACTCTTCTGGATAGCACCCAGCTTATGAAGATCTACGTGAAACACACAGAGTCACACTCAATTTTAGTATCCTGGAAAGTGAACTCCAACGTCATGTCGTCCAATCTGAAGTGGTCATCAGCCACCATGAAAATCGACAACCCTCACATCACCTATACAGCTAAAGTTCCTGTGGATGTTCATGAGTATAACCTCACGCACCTTCAGCCGGCCACTGAGTATGAGGTCTGTCTCTCGGTCTCCAATATCCACCAGCAGACCCAGAAGTCATGTGTCAATGTGACGACCAAGCACGCTACGTTTGCAGTGGAGATCTCTGAGCAAGGCACCAATACGGCACTGGCGGCAGTCATGGGCACAATACTGGCCATCATCAGCCTGGGTTCAATCACGCTATACATTGCAAAGAGATGGAAGAGGAAGAACTACCACCACTCCTTAAAGAAGTACATGCAGAAAACTTCCTCTATCCCCCTAAACGAACTCTACCCTCCTCTCATTAACTTATGGGAGGTAGACAGCGAGAAGGACAAGGACTGTTCTTCAGAAACTAAGCCGACGCAGGTGGACACAACAAGAAGTTATTACATGTGGTGA